In Acidobacteriota bacterium, one genomic interval encodes:
- a CDS encoding VCBS repeat-containing protein — MTPAFRQPPAPFTRAALLGLLLLAAVFVLFSFTPRQAVATQNAPSLWPGAPAPSPSALNPSLLNADGTLKSAPDLRGSFDARGWRMATAANGAPRFLAPAVTCDENWDTQFYAPGPVGQVNAVAISATGDVYVGGTFTLVGTVSANRIAKWNGSVWSALGSGLNSDVLALAVSGNDVYAGGTFTTAGGANIKGVAKWNGSAWSALGTGLSSAFNPNVGAIAISGANVYVGGVFSTAGGVTVNNVAVWNGSTWAALGPGLTAPPFAGQVFALALNGTELYAGGDFTAAGGVTVNRVARWDGSAWTALGTGANTTVNALAWYGGELVAGGAFTTMGGVSANLLARWNGSTWATLGSGASGASSSVKVLTVRGGNLVAGGKFVTAGGITVNNIAEWNGTSWAALGNGVAASGTNLTVAVYALAATGGDVYVGGDFRGVGGPNVSNLARWNGAAWAALGGGGKAIFTSYGSSNIPPYITAVTVQGNNVYVGGQFAVAGGVTANNIVKWDGTQWSALGNGLAGGAGSEVRSIAVSANGDVYAGGNFTITVGGVATRGIAKWNGTSWVALSGGLSSGGGTVNAIAIIGNDVYAGGSFTTACSNAACTTFFPASGIAKWDGSAWSALGSGIGGSISFVFALAVSGNNLYLGGRYDTAGGVTANGIAKWNGSAWSALGSGIGPSLQSNTVRALAVRGNELYVGGLFTSAGGVPADSIAKWNESTSTWSALGSGIPSHNVNALAVSGNSIYATGDFVNAGGLTGVNELARWDAVNNTWSAVGSGLGGGFNSSAFGTALAAAGGQFYLGGNFTTAGGQQAQFFAHYSEGTAVIATPPANQTVCPGQPATFTAAVSGGNGTLSYQWRKNGANIAGATSSSYTTSAVTLGDNGALFDLVAVNACGASVVSTAATLTVNNPPTITAQPVAATVCAGDTASFSVSATGATGYQWRKNGAPLSGANAATLIINNAQPGDAGAYAVDAVNACGTITSNAATLIVNTAPVISAQPASQTLCAGGTATFSVTALGATGYQWKKDGSSITGATAATLTISNAQAADAGAYTVDVSNGCGTTASGAAALSVNAVTAITAQPAGQTVCNGAAASLAVSATGTNLSYQWRKDGVDISGATGSSFTIATATAADAANYDVVVTGACGSLTSAVATLTVNAATAIAMQPTSQTVCAGTAATFSVAASGTALTYQWRKDGVNIGGANGNSYTATDAGSYDVIVSGACGTVNSSAAALTVNALTVINTQPASQTVCAGTSATFSVAATGASLTYQWRKDGANIGGANGSSYNATDAANYDVVVSGACGTATSSAATLTVNATTAINIQPASQPVCAGASATFSVGAIGTNLSYQWRRDGASIGGANGNSFTIAAAAAADAASYDVVVSGACGALTSSPATLTINATTAINTQPANQASCPGGAVTFAVNATGTNLSYQWRKGGASIGGANGSSYTIAAVMAGDAASYDVIVSGACGSVTSSPASLTLSEATAINTQPANQTACPGGAATFGVAASGAGAVSYQWRKGGVSIGGANAASLTINPVSAADAGNYEVVVNSTCGSVTSSAATLTVNTTTAITTQPVNQTACTGASATFNVAATGTSLTYQWRKGGVNISGANGGSYSIAAITVAEAASYDVLVTGACGSVTSTAASLTVNAVTAITTQPTNQTACAGSAATFSVTATGTGLSYQWRKGGVNISGATGSSYSIAAATAADAANYDVVVSGACGSATSTVAALTVNPATAITTQPASLTRTVGQSASFTVTATGASLTYQWRKNGNNISGATASSYTIAAVTNGDAGNYDVMVGGACGSVTSGVAVLTVGGGACAAPVVSLSAPASEAVYAVGAAVSFSGAFTDSGGAPHTATWSFGALTRPGVVNEGAGTVSASYTFTQPGVYPVLLTVGNQCGQQGTATTIGGLMAQVVIYDPCAGFVTGGGWINSPAGAYTSNPALIGKAEFSFSAKYKKRRALPEGATEFSFGAANFKFKSISYAWLVVAGARAQYRGTGKVNNAGDYRFLLTVIDGQQPGGGGQDKLRLKVWNQPSGALVYDTQLNAPDNAPPATVLGGGSIVIHQGDDDSCEMEQDARNDFDGDGRSDLFTWNDKNGRWLIARSSDGATQAIDFGAPGDVPVPGDYDGDGQCDVAVFRPANGTWYARLSASGQSLVKAWGMASDVPVPGDYDGDGRTDLAVWRGGEGRWYIARSADGAYEIEAWGAAAAPYLDVPVPGDYDGDGRTDLAVFRRGSGEWFVKLSRTGTPLVKAWGLGSDTPVAADYDGDGKTDIAVWRGSEGNWYIRRSADGAAQIVPWGAGYAPYWDVPVTGDYDGDGQADLTVWRLRESRWYVRYSTDQSIHVQAQGQPGEAPLPAPRQ, encoded by the coding sequence ATGACACCCGCATTTCGCCAGCCCCCCGCGCCATTCACACGCGCCGCGCTGCTCGGCCTGCTGCTGCTCGCCGCCGTCTTCGTGCTCTTCAGCTTCACGCCGCGCCAGGCCGTGGCGACACAGAACGCGCCGTCACTGTGGCCCGGCGCGCCCGCACCCTCGCCAAGCGCGCTCAATCCGAGCCTGCTCAATGCGGATGGCACGCTGAAAAGCGCGCCGGACTTGCGCGGCAGCTTCGACGCGCGCGGCTGGCGTATGGCGACGGCAGCCAATGGCGCGCCGCGCTTTCTGGCTCCGGCCGTCACTTGCGATGAAAACTGGGACACGCAATTTTACGCGCCCGGCCCCGTCGGCCAGGTCAATGCCGTAGCCATCAGCGCGACGGGCGACGTTTATGTCGGCGGGACGTTCACACTCGTCGGCACTGTCAGCGCCAATCGCATCGCCAAATGGAACGGCAGCGTGTGGTCGGCGCTGGGCAGCGGCCTCAACAGCGACGTACTGGCATTGGCTGTCAGCGGCAATGATGTTTATGCGGGCGGCACGTTCACGACGGCGGGCGGCGCGAATATCAAAGGCGTGGCGAAATGGAACGGCAGCGCGTGGTCGGCTTTGGGCACAGGTCTGAGTTCGGCTTTCAATCCGAACGTCGGCGCCATCGCCATCAGCGGCGCCAATGTTTATGTCGGTGGCGTCTTCAGCACGGCGGGCGGCGTGACCGTGAACAACGTCGCGGTCTGGAACGGCAGCACGTGGGCGGCGCTCGGCCCGGGCCTGACCGCGCCGCCATTTGCGGGCCAGGTCTTCGCGCTGGCGCTCAACGGCACGGAGCTTTATGCGGGCGGCGATTTCACGGCGGCGGGCGGCGTGACGGTGAATCGCGTGGCGCGTTGGGACGGCAGCGCGTGGACAGCGCTGGGCACGGGCGCGAACACCACCGTCAATGCACTGGCCTGGTATGGCGGCGAGTTGGTTGCGGGCGGCGCTTTCACGACGATGGGCGGCGTCAGCGCCAATCTGCTGGCGCGCTGGAACGGGAGCACGTGGGCCACGCTTGGCAGTGGCGCGAGTGGCGCAAGCAGTTCGGTCAAAGTGCTGACGGTGCGCGGCGGCAATCTCGTGGCTGGCGGCAAGTTTGTGACGGCGGGCGGCATCACCGTGAACAACATCGCGGAGTGGAATGGCACAAGCTGGGCGGCGCTGGGCAACGGTGTGGCGGCCAGCGGGACGAACTTAACCGTGGCTGTTTATGCGCTGGCGGCCACGGGCGGCGACGTGTATGTGGGCGGCGATTTCCGCGGCGTGGGCGGGCCGAATGTGAGCAACCTGGCGCGTTGGAATGGCGCGGCGTGGGCGGCGCTGGGCGGCGGCGGCAAGGCGATCTTCACTTCCTACGGCAGCAGCAATATTCCGCCCTACATCACGGCGGTCACAGTGCAGGGCAACAATGTTTATGTCGGCGGCCAATTCGCCGTGGCGGGCGGCGTGACCGCCAACAACATCGTCAAATGGGATGGCACGCAATGGTCGGCGCTCGGCAACGGCCTCGCGGGCGGCGCTGGCTCTGAGGTTCGCTCCATTGCAGTGAGCGCCAACGGCGACGTTTATGCGGGCGGGAATTTCACCATCACCGTCGGCGGCGTGGCGACCAGAGGCATCGCGAAATGGAATGGGACAAGTTGGGTGGCGCTGTCGGGCGGTCTCAGCAGCGGCGGCGGCACCGTGAATGCCATCGCCATCATCGGCAATGACGTTTATGCCGGCGGCAGTTTCACCACGGCTTGCAGCAATGCCGCCTGCACTACCTTCTTTCCGGCCAGCGGCATTGCCAAATGGGACGGCAGCGCCTGGTCGGCGCTGGGCAGCGGCATCGGCGGCAGCATTAGCTTTGTGTTTGCGCTGGCGGTGAGCGGGAACAACCTCTATCTGGGCGGGCGTTACGACACGGCGGGCGGCGTCACCGCCAACGGCATCGCCAAATGGAATGGCAGCGCGTGGTCGGCGCTGGGCAGTGGCATCGGCCCCAGTTTGCAGTCCAACACTGTGCGCGCGCTGGCCGTGCGCGGCAACGAGCTTTACGTGGGTGGCCTCTTCACCAGCGCGGGCGGCGTGCCAGCCGACAGCATCGCCAAATGGAACGAGAGCACTTCAACATGGTCGGCCTTGGGCAGCGGCATCCCCAGCCACAATGTCAATGCGCTGGCCGTGAGCGGGAATTCAATTTACGCAACCGGCGATTTCGTCAATGCCGGCGGCTTGACCGGCGTCAACGAACTGGCGCGCTGGGATGCCGTCAACAATACCTGGTCAGCCGTGGGCAGCGGACTGGGCGGCGGTTTCAATTCAAGCGCGTTCGGCACGGCGCTGGCGGCGGCGGGCGGGCAGTTTTATCTCGGCGGCAACTTCACCACGGCGGGCGGCCAACAGGCGCAGTTCTTTGCGCACTACAGCGAAGGCACGGCGGTCATCGCTACGCCACCGGCCAATCAAACGGTCTGTCCGGGCCAACCCGCGACATTCACCGCCGCCGTCAGCGGCGGCAACGGCACGCTCAGCTATCAATGGCGCAAGAACGGCGCGAATATCGCGGGCGCGACCAGCAGCAGTTACACCACATCGGCCGTGACTCTCGGCGACAACGGCGCGCTCTTTGATCTCGTCGCGGTCAACGCCTGCGGCGCAAGCGTCGTTTCAACAGCGGCCACGTTGACGGTCAACAATCCGCCGACGATCACCGCGCAACCCGTTGCCGCCACAGTCTGCGCCGGCGACACGGCCAGCTTCAGCGTCAGCGCGACCGGCGCGACCGGCTATCAATGGCGCAAGAACGGCGCGCCCCTCAGCGGCGCAAACGCCGCCACGCTCATCATCAACAACGCGCAACCGGGCGACGCGGGCGCTTACGCGGTGGATGCCGTCAACGCCTGTGGCACGATCACATCGAACGCCGCAACCTTGATCGTCAACACTGCACCGGTCATCAGCGCGCAACCCGCCAGCCAAACGCTGTGCGCGGGCGGCACGGCCACGTTCAGCGTCACGGCCCTCGGCGCGACCGGCTATCAGTGGAAGAAAGACGGCAGCTCCATTACTGGCGCGACCGCCGCGACGCTGACCATCAGCAATGCGCAGGCGGCTGACGCGGGCGCTTACACGGTGGATGTCAGCAACGGCTGCGGCACAACGGCTTCCGGCGCGGCGGCGCTCAGCGTCAATGCCGTGACGGCCATCACCGCGCAACCCGCCGGTCAAACCGTCTGCAACGGCGCCGCGGCGAGCTTGGCCGTGAGCGCGACCGGCACGAACCTGAGCTATCAATGGCGCAAGGACGGCGTGGACATCAGCGGCGCGACGGGCAGCAGCTTCACGATTGCCACAGCCACTGCGGCGGATGCCGCCAATTACGATGTCGTCGTGACTGGCGCGTGCGGCAGCCTGACCTCGGCGGTTGCCACGTTGACAGTCAACGCGGCAACCGCCATCGCCATGCAACCAACGAGTCAAACCGTCTGCGCGGGCACAGCCGCAACCTTCAGCGTAGCGGCCAGCGGCACAGCCTTGACGTATCAGTGGCGCAAAGATGGCGTGAATATCGGCGGCGCAAACGGCAACAGCTACACGGCGACGGATGCTGGCAGCTACGATGTCATCGTGAGCGGCGCGTGCGGCACGGTGAATTCGAGCGCGGCGGCCTTGACCGTCAACGCGCTGACAGTCATCAACACACAGCCCGCCAGTCAAACAGTGTGTGCGGGTACGTCCGCCACCTTCAGCGTTGCGGCAACGGGCGCGAGCCTGACCTATCAGTGGCGCAAGGACGGCGCGAACATTGGCGGCGCGAATGGCAGCAGTTACAACGCCACCGATGCCGCCAACTACGATGTCGTGGTGAGCGGCGCGTGCGGTACAGCGACTTCCAGCGCGGCCACGCTGACCGTCAATGCAACAACGGCCATCAACATACAGCCCGCCAGTCAACCCGTCTGCGCGGGCGCGTCCGCGACGTTCAGCGTGGGGGCGATTGGCACGAACCTGAGCTATCAATGGCGCAGGGACGGCGCAAGCATCGGCGGCGCAAACGGCAACAGCTTCACCATTGCCGCAGCCGCTGCGGCGGATGCGGCGAGCTACGATGTCGTCGTCAGCGGCGCGTGCGGCGCGCTGACTTCATCCCCGGCCACATTGACGATCAACGCCACGACGGCCATCAACACACAGCCCGCCAATCAGGCGTCGTGTCCGGGCGGTGCGGTCACGTTCGCGGTCAACGCGACCGGCACGAACCTGAGCTATCAGTGGCGCAAGGGCGGCGCGAGCATCGGCGGTGCGAACGGCAGCAGTTACACAATTGCCGCCGTGATGGCGGGCGATGCCGCGAGCTATGACGTCATTGTCAGCGGCGCGTGCGGCAGCGTCACTTCCTCTCCGGCCAGCCTGACGCTTAGCGAGGCTACGGCCATCAACACGCAACCGGCCAATCAAACGGCCTGCCCCGGCGGTGCGGCGACCTTCGGCGTCGCGGCCAGCGGCGCGGGCGCGGTCAGCTATCAATGGCGCAAAGGCGGCGTCAGCATCGGCGGCGCAAACGCCGCCAGCCTGACCATCAACCCTGTCAGCGCAGCCGACGCGGGCAATTACGAGGTGGTCGTGAACAGCACCTGCGGCAGCGTGACTTCGAGCGCCGCAACATTGACCGTCAACACGACGACGGCCATCACGACGCAGCCCGTCAATCAAACCGCGTGTACCGGCGCGTCAGCAACCTTCAACGTCGCCGCCACGGGCACAAGCTTGACCTATCAATGGCGCAAGGGCGGCGTGAATATCAGCGGCGCAAACGGCGGCAGTTACTCGATTGCCGCAATCACGGTGGCGGAAGCCGCGAGCTACGATGTGCTAGTCACGGGCGCGTGCGGCAGTGTGACTTCAACGGCGGCATCGTTGACGGTCAATGCGGTAACGGCCATCACGACGCAGCCAACCAATCAAACGGCGTGCGCGGGTTCCGCCGCGACGTTCAGCGTAACCGCGACGGGCACGGGCTTGTCGTATCAATGGCGCAAGGGCGGCGTGAACATCAGCGGCGCGACGGGCAGCAGCTATTCGATTGCAGCGGCCACCGCAGCCGATGCCGCCAATTACGATGTCGTCGTGAGCGGCGCGTGCGGCAGCGCGACCTCGACGGTTGCCGCGTTGACAGTCAATCCGGCAACGGCGATCACCACGCAACCCGCCAGTCTGACCAGGACTGTGGGCCAGAGCGCGAGCTTCACGGTCACGGCCACGGGCGCAAGTCTGACTTACCAATGGCGCAAGAACGGCAACAACATCAGCGGCGCCACGGCCAGCAGTTATACCATCGCTGCGGTCACGAACGGCGACGCGGGCAATTACGACGTGATGGTCGGCGGCGCGTGCGGCAGCGTCACGTCCGGCGTCGCCGTGCTGACCGTCGGCGGCGGCGCGTGCGCCGCGCCGGTCGTGAGCCTGAGCGCGCCCGCCAGCGAAGCGGTCTATGCGGTGGGCGCGGCGGTCAGCTTCAGCGGCGCGTTCACGGATAGCGGCGGCGCGCCGCATACCGCGACCTGGAGCTTCGGCGCGCTGACGCGGCCCGGCGTGGTGAATGAGGGCGCGGGCACGGTGAGCGCCAGTTATACCTTCACCCAGCCGGGCGTTTATCCGGTGCTGCTGACGGTGGGCAACCAATGCGGCCAGCAAGGCACGGCCACTACCATCGGCGGGTTGATGGCGCAAGTCGTGATTTACGACCCCTGCGCCGGCTTTGTCACCGGCGGCGGCTGGATCAATTCACCGGCGGGCGCTTATACGTCGAACCCGGCTTTGATCGGCAAAGCCGAATTCAGTTTCTCGGCCAAGTACAAAAAGAGGCGCGCCCTTCCAGAGGGGGCGACCGAATTCAGCTTCGGCGCGGCCAATTTCAAATTCAAGAGCATAAGCTACGCATGGCTGGTGGTCGCGGGCGCACGGGCGCAATACCGCGGCACAGGCAAGGTCAACAACGCCGGTGACTATCGTTTCCTGCTGACTGTCATTGACGGGCAACAGCCCGGTGGCGGCGGGCAAGACAAGCTCCGCCTCAAGGTTTGGAATCAGCCGAGTGGCGCGCTGGTTTATGACACGCAACTCAATGCGCCCGACAACGCCCCCCCCGCGACTGTGTTGGGCGGCGGCAGCATCGTCATCCACCAGGGCGACGACGACAGTTGCGAGATGGAGCAAGACGCCCGCAACGACTTCGACGGCGATGGCCGCAGCGACCTCTTCACCTGGAACGACAAGAACGGACGCTGGCTGATCGCGCGCAGCAGCGACGGCGCGACGCAAGCCATTGATTTCGGCGCGCCGGGCGACGTGCCCGTGCCGGGCGATTACGACGGCGACGGCCAATGCGATGTGGCCGTCTTTCGCCCCGCCAACGGCACGTGGTACGCGCGGCTCAGCGCGAGCGGGCAGTCTCTGGTCAAGGCCTGGGGGATGGCTTCCGACGTGCCCGTGCCCGGCGATTACGACGGCGACGGGCGAACCGATCTGGCCGTCTGGCGCGGCGGCGAAGGCCGCTGGTACATCGCGCGCAGCGCCGACGGCGCGTATGAGATCGAAGCCTGGGGCGCGGCTGCCGCGCCTTATCTGGACGTGCCCGTGCCCGGCGATTACGACGGTGATGGCCGCACCGACCTGGCTGTCTTCCGGCGCGGCAGCGGGGAATGGTTCGTCAAGCTGAGCCGCACGGGCACGCCGCTGGTGAAAGCCTGGGGCCTGGGCAGCGACACGCCGGTGGCCGCCGATTACGACGGCGATGGCAAGACTGACATCGCCGTCTGGCGCGGGTCGGAGGGCAACTGGTACATCCGGCGCTCAGCGGATGGCGCGGCGCAAATCGTGCCCTGGGGCGCGGGCTATGCGCCGTATTGGGATGTGCCGGTCACGGGCGATTACGACGGCGATGGGCAAGCCGACCTCACCGTCTGGCGTTTGCGCGAGAGCCGCTGGTACGTCCGCTATTCAACCGATCAAAGCATTCACGTGCAGGCGCAAGGGCAACCGGGCGAGGCCCCACTGCCGGCCCCGCGCCAATGA
- a CDS encoding DUF1304 domain-containing protein, whose amino-acid sequence MSTITNFCVWLVSALHVGFLILEMFFWDKFPGLQIFEMQDRQQFATASKSLAANQGLYNGFLAAGLAWGLLSHDTAIQVFFLICVIIAGLFGGFTSNRKILLAQALPGAVALALVWLS is encoded by the coding sequence ATGAGCACCATCACCAATTTCTGCGTCTGGCTGGTCAGCGCACTGCACGTCGGCTTCCTGATCCTGGAGATGTTTTTCTGGGACAAGTTTCCCGGCCTACAGATTTTTGAGATGCAAGACAGACAGCAGTTCGCCACTGCTTCAAAGTCACTGGCCGCGAATCAAGGGCTGTACAACGGCTTTCTGGCGGCGGGGCTGGCTTGGGGACTGCTGAGCCACGACACCGCCATCCAGGTCTTCTTTTTGATTTGCGTCATCATCGCGGGCCTGTTCGGAGGCTTCACGAGCAATCGAAAAATACTCTTGGCGCAGGCGCTGCCTGGGGCGGTCGCGCTCGCTTTGGTCTGGCTGTCTTGA
- a CDS encoding alpha-hydroxy-acid oxidizing protein yields MRNLVEEAASRRRFLRLLAASPLLACSGFSFTPMEKLLSGNGKTTAALAALEGLAQGEALLAVPEQALNVMEFEAVARKKLPPAHFGYLATGVDEDATLRANREGFARLQIRARRLIDVEKINMSVRLFGVTWDSPIVLAPMGSQKAFHPDGEIAVAKAARAKGHLQVLSTVTSTPVEAVNEARGAPVWFQLYPTDEWNITRAVTKRAEAAGCPALVLTVDTQGGTNRETLLKFRRMDSRQCSDCHIRVTPTSVGTQRPMFAGLNRSPSSALIPLNMTWDFIKRLRDTTTMKLVVKGIVTREDAQLAVEHGVDGLIVSNHGGRGEESNRSTIESLPEVVEGVAGRIPVLIDGGFRRGTDIFKALALGANGVCIGRPYAWGLAAFGQPGVETVLEILRRELLTIMRQAGATSVDKITRAHVINQLR; encoded by the coding sequence ATGCGAAATCTTGTCGAGGAAGCGGCCAGTCGCCGCAGGTTCTTACGCTTGCTTGCGGCGAGTCCGCTGCTGGCTTGCTCCGGCTTTTCGTTTACCCCAATGGAGAAGCTGCTGTCTGGCAACGGGAAAACCACCGCTGCGCTCGCCGCGCTTGAGGGCCTTGCGCAAGGCGAAGCTTTGCTTGCCGTGCCGGAACAAGCGCTCAACGTGATGGAGTTCGAGGCGGTCGCGCGCAAGAAACTGCCGCCCGCACACTTTGGCTATCTGGCGACTGGCGTGGACGAAGACGCCACGTTGCGCGCCAACCGCGAGGGCTTTGCCAGACTGCAAATTCGCGCCCGCCGGCTGATTGATGTGGAGAAGATTAACATGTCCGTCCGCTTGTTTGGCGTCACCTGGGACAGTCCCATCGTGTTGGCTCCGATGGGCAGCCAGAAGGCTTTCCATCCCGATGGAGAAATCGCAGTGGCGAAAGCCGCGCGTGCGAAAGGCCACTTGCAAGTGCTCTCCACCGTGACCTCCACGCCGGTCGAAGCGGTCAACGAGGCGCGCGGCGCGCCGGTCTGGTTCCAGCTTTATCCGACCGACGAATGGAACATCACACGTGCGGTGACCAAACGCGCCGAAGCGGCGGGCTGCCCGGCGCTCGTGCTGACCGTAGACACGCAGGGCGGCACCAACCGGGAAACGTTGTTGAAATTCAGGCGCATGGACTCACGCCAATGCAGCGATTGCCACATCCGGGTCACTCCCACCAGCGTGGGCACGCAAAGGCCCATGTTTGCGGGTCTGAACCGGTCACCAAGCTCTGCCTTGATTCCGCTGAATATGACCTGGGACTTCATCAAGCGGCTCCGCGACACGACCACCATGAAGCTGGTCGTCAAAGGCATCGTCACGCGCGAAGACGCTCAACTCGCGGTCGAACACGGAGTGGATGGCCTCATCGTCTCGAACCACGGCGGGCGCGGCGAAGAAAGCAATCGCTCGACGATTGAGAGCCTGCCCGAAGTGGTAGAGGGCGTGGCCGGCAGGATTCCCGTGCTGATTGATGGAGGCTTTCGCCGGGGCACGGACATTTTCAAGGCGCTGGCGCTCGGCGCGAACGGTGTTTGCATCGGCCGCCCTTACGCCTGGGGGTTGGCGGCGTTCGGGCAACCCGGCGTCGAGACGGTGCTGGAAATCTTGCGGCGTGAGTTGCTAACCATCATGCGGCAGGCTGGGGCAACTTCGGTAGACAAGATTACACGGGCGCACGTGATCAATCAGTTGCGGTGA
- a CDS encoding nuclear transport factor 2 family protein, giving the protein MKRILFITLLVCVAALPAFAQTSAKPALSKDAQAVLKRLDEVLTALVKRDGALIERVFTDDYFTVYDGGGVGDRARLVNSLKSETSGWDDWQQVERQANVHGDTAIVLCRYKVKAHNSRGSYEADWRSTSVWLKERGQWRLAASQFTAIKPAGPPATQ; this is encoded by the coding sequence ATGAAACGCATCCTGTTCATCACCCTGCTCGTCTGCGTTGCGGCACTGCCCGCGTTCGCGCAAACGTCCGCCAAACCCGCGCTGAGCAAAGACGCGCAAGCCGTGCTCAAGCGGCTTGACGAAGTCTTGACCGCGCTCGTCAAACGCGATGGCGCGCTGATCGAACGCGTCTTCACCGACGATTACTTCACGGTGTATGACGGCGGCGGGGTCGGTGACCGCGCGCGTCTGGTCAACAGTTTGAAATCGGAAACCAGCGGCTGGGACGACTGGCAGCAGGTGGAACGCCAAGCCAATGTGCACGGCGACACAGCCATCGTGCTCTGCCGTTACAAGGTCAAAGCCCATAACAGCCGGGGCAGTTACGAAGCGGATTGGCGCAGCACCAGCGTCTGGCTGAAAGAGCGCGGGCAATGGCGGCTGGCGGCTTCGCAATTCACCGCGATCAAACCAGCCGGGCCTCCCGCAACGCAGTAA
- a CDS encoding TetR/AcrR family transcriptional regulator, with the protein MKTLRKKIKAAEGTRHTQIYRAAATLFCARGYDATTMSAVADAVGVTKAALYYFFPGGKQELLYAVMSFGLDRLEEHVSTPARACADAETRLQSIIRNHVALITAGASTNSPGKSAGRGNPVTIVVDETGGLNKTQRRRIDERKRAYVELLRDTLWQLKHEGKLRALDETVAAFSLLGTMLWVARWYDPNGRLSAAALTEEILNLVLGGLLCPSQHETTQLAVPRANGRGGQRRQPFNELSPARRSQQ; encoded by the coding sequence ATGAAAACATTGCGTAAAAAAATCAAAGCGGCTGAGGGCACGCGCCATACGCAAATTTACCGCGCGGCAGCCACGCTGTTTTGCGCGCGCGGTTACGACGCCACGACCATGAGCGCCGTCGCCGACGCCGTCGGCGTCACCAAAGCCGCGCTGTATTACTTCTTCCCCGGCGGCAAACAGGAATTGCTCTATGCCGTGATGAGCTTCGGGCTTGATCGGCTGGAAGAGCACGTCAGCACGCCCGCGCGCGCCTGCGCCGATGCCGAAACGCGGTTGCAAAGCATCATCCGCAACCACGTTGCCCTCATCACCGCCGGGGCCTCCACAAACAGCCCTGGCAAAAGCGCTGGGCGCGGCAACCCCGTCACCATCGTCGTGGACGAAACCGGCGGTCTCAACAAAACGCAGCGCCGCCGGATTGACGAACGCAAACGCGCCTATGTTGAGCTGCTGCGCGACACGCTGTGGCAACTGAAACACGAAGGAAAGCTGCGCGCGCTGGATGAAACCGTCGCCGCCTTCAGCTTGCTCGGCACCATGCTCTGGGTCGCGCGCTGGTACGACCCCAATGGCCGCCTGAGCGCCGCCGCGCTGACCGAAGAGATTCTGAACCTCGTGCTGGGCGGGCTGCTATGCCCGTCCCAACACGAAACCACCCAACTCGCCGTGCCACGCGCCAACGGACGCGGCGGCCAGCGACGCCAACCCTTCAACGAACTTTCCCCCGCAAGGAGATCGCAACAATGA
- a CDS encoding tetratricopeptide repeat protein → MKRLFPIASTILSVTCAAATLLYGQSAPPPSRPAAPSPTATPRSAADFFKRGVVAYQHGELDDALREFDRAIELATRLAPAAPDTVAPSNIGVLTPAEAPLFYNRGVVHYDRAEWDAARLDFAAALQRNPAYVSARIKLGNLCLKREEWDAAISHFNQALKHDARAVLAWNNRGLARQQQGDVEGALADYSQALKLEPRLPVAFNNRAGIKHDRGDLRGALADYDQAIALDATLAFVFNNRGVTRKKLGQLQGALADYNRAIELRPTFGLAYFNRSAVYKALGKGFEAEADFNRSLTMSDNPTAQLEPPLEAVKADKP, encoded by the coding sequence ATGAAACGCCTCTTCCCGATTGCCAGCACTATCCTCAGCGTCACGTGCGCCGCAGCCACGCTGCTTTACGGCCAAAGCGCACCGCCGCCCAGCCGCCCAGCCGCGCCGTCACCAACGGCCACGCCGCGTTCAGCCGCAGACTTTTTCAAACGCGGCGTGGTTGCTTATCAACACGGCGAGTTGGACGATGCCTTGCGCGAGTTCGACCGCGCCATCGAACTGGCGACGCGCCTCGCGCCCGCTGCGCCCGACACGGTGGCTCCCAGCAACATCGGTGTGCTGACGCCGGCAGAGGCTCCGCTGTTTTACAACCGGGGCGTCGTGCATTACGACCGCGCCGAATGGGACGCCGCGCGGCTCGATTTTGCAGCGGCGCTCCAACGCAACCCGGCCTATGTCTCGGCCCGCATCAAACTCGGCAATCTGTGTCTCAAGCGCGAGGAGTGGGACGCGGCCATCAGTCATTTCAATCAAGCCCTCAAACACGACGCGCGCGCCGTGTTGGCCTGGAACAATCGCGGCCTCGCGCGGCAGCAGCAAGGCGATGTCGAGGGCGCGCTCGCCGATTACAGCCAGGCGCTCAAGCTCGAACCGCGCTTGCCCGTCGCGTTCAACAATCGCGCGGGCATCAAACACGACCGGGGCGATTTGCGCGGCGCGCTCGCCGATTATGACCAAGCCATTGCGCTTGACGCGACACTAGCGTTCGTCTTCAACAATCGCGGCGTGACACGTAAGAAACTCGGCCAACTGCAAGGCGCGCTCGCCGATTACAACCGCGCCATCGAACTGCGGCCCACCTTCGGCCTGGCCTATTTCAATCGCAGCGCCGTTTACAAAGCCTTGGGCAAAGGCTTTGAGGCCGAAGCCGATTTCAACCGCAGTCTGACCATGAGCGACAACCCGACCGCCCAACTCGAACCGCCGCTGGAAGCGGTCAAGGCGGACAAACCCTAA